From the genome of Nicotiana sylvestris chromosome 2, ASM39365v2, whole genome shotgun sequence, one region includes:
- the LOC138882373 gene encoding uncharacterized protein: MRQISQALNTRPKGALLSDTVVNPRGGNNKGHAMAVTTRSGKCGDAPTSNQRKFVDDEQVLQEDQRPDNVVQANDEVQINIDDNVEEAHEEVNPSRDHIIDIPEPIVQKAKAPMHRPPPPYPQRLAKKNGENQFKKFIDMMRSLSILPLVESSEQMPDYAKFMKDLVTKKRSMNCETIKMTHQMSEIIHSMAPKLEDPGAFPIPFTIGSAELLKHFVILGQVST, translated from the coding sequence ATGAGGCAAATCTCACAAGCTCTAAACACTCGTCCAAAGGGAGCATTGCTAAGTGACACGGTTGTGAACCCAAGGGGTGGGAACAACAAGGGACATGCCATGGCCGTTACTACAAGGAGTGGAAAATGTGGGGATGCACCCACCTCAAATCAAAGGAAATTTGTGGATGATGAGCAAGTATTGCAAGAAGATCAGAGACCGGACAATGTGGTTCAAGCAAATGATGAAGTGCAAATTAATATTGATGACAATGTGGAGGAAGCTCATGAggaagtgaacccgtctagggatcaTATTATTGACATACCAGAACCGATAGtgcaaaaggctaaggcaccaatgcataggcctcctcctccatatcctcaaaggcttgccaagaaaaatggtgagaatcaattcaaaaagttcattgacatgatgaggAGTCTATCCATCTTGCCATTAGTTGAATCCTCGGAGCAAATGCCCGATTATGCAAAGTTTATGAAAGATTTGGTGACAAAAAAACGGTCGatgaattgtgaaactatcaaaatgactcatcaaatGAGTGAAATTATACATTCCATGGCTCCCAAATtggaagatcccggtgctttcccAATCCCTtttaccattggaagtgccgagttGCTAAAgcactttgtgatcttggggcaagtatcaacttga